The Campylobacter concisus genome contains a region encoding:
- the plsX gene encoding phosphate acyltransferase PlsX — MIRIAIDAMGGDFGADPIISGVIDALKETEFKAVLVGDSNVIKPLIPQSYLKNIEFLEASEVISMADGATDALKRKDSTIYKAIELLKNKEVDAVVSAGHSGATMSLATLRIGRLKNISRPAIATLMPNSKESATLVLDVGANVDCRSEHLFQFAIMGEAYAKEILGRKEPKVGLLSNGEEESKGNEVSKEAFKLVSRLDSFVGNAEGNQIFDGSIDVMVCDGFMGNILLKTSEGVADAIGKIIKKQIKKSPLAIAGSVLMRKVFKTLKKQVSYDEYGGAPLLGVNGCVIISHGKSNSKAIKNAIFQAIKFANSNINKVIEEELSHFAR; from the coding sequence ATGATTCGCATTGCTATCGATGCTATGGGTGGTGATTTTGGTGCAGATCCTATAATATCTGGTGTTATTGATGCACTAAAAGAGACAGAATTTAAAGCTGTATTAGTTGGCGATAGCAATGTCATCAAACCACTCATTCCACAATCTTATTTAAAAAATATCGAATTTTTAGAAGCTAGCGAAGTTATCTCAATGGCAGATGGTGCAACTGATGCACTCAAGAGAAAAGATAGTACGATCTACAAAGCAATTGAACTCTTAAAAAATAAGGAAGTTGATGCTGTAGTTTCTGCTGGTCATAGTGGTGCAACTATGAGTTTAGCTACTCTAAGAATTGGTAGACTAAAAAATATTTCTCGCCCAGCAATTGCAACACTTATGCCAAATTCAAAAGAATCTGCTACTTTAGTTTTAGATGTTGGCGCAAATGTTGATTGCAGAAGTGAGCATCTGTTTCAATTTGCCATAATGGGTGAAGCCTATGCAAAAGAAATTTTAGGTAGGAAAGAGCCAAAAGTTGGTCTTTTATCAAATGGCGAAGAAGAAAGCAAAGGCAATGAAGTTAGCAAAGAAGCCTTTAAATTAGTTTCTAGGCTTGATAGCTTTGTTGGTAATGCAGAAGGCAATCAAATTTTTGATGGTAGTATCGATGTAATGGTTTGTGATGGTTTTATGGGAAATATTCTTTTAAAAACTAGCGAAGGCGTTGCAGATGCTATAGGTAAAATTATCAAAAAACAAATTAAAAAATCACCTCTTGCTATAGCTGGCTCTGTACTCATGAGAAAAGTTTTTAAGACACTTAAAAAACAGGTTAGCTATGACGAATATGGCGGTGCACCACTTCTTGGTGTAAATGGTTGTGTTATCATAAGTCACGGCAAAAGTAATTCAAAAGCTATAAAAAATGCAATTTTTCAAGCAATAAAATTTGCTAATTCAAACATAAATAAAGTTATCGAAGAAGAACTTTCGCACTTTGCAAGGTAA
- a CDS encoding peroxiredoxin: MLVTKKAPDFTAAAVLGNNQIVNDFNLYKNIGEKGAVVFFYPMDFTFVCPSEIIAFDKRYDEFKSRGIEVIAVSCDNQFSHFAWKETPVNKGGIGKVRFPIVADMTKSIARGFDVLLEDAGVALRGSFLLDKDGTVRHAVINDLPLGRNIDEMIRMVDTMLFTNEHGEVCPAGWNKGDAGMKPSTEGVADYLSHNEGKL; this comes from the coding sequence ATGTTAGTAACAAAAAAAGCACCTGATTTTACAGCTGCAGCAGTTTTAGGAAACAATCAAATTGTAAATGATTTTAATCTTTATAAAAATATTGGCGAGAAAGGCGCGGTTGTATTTTTCTATCCAATGGATTTTACTTTTGTTTGCCCAAGCGAAATCATCGCATTTGATAAAAGATATGACGAGTTCAAGTCACGTGGTATCGAAGTTATCGCAGTTTCATGCGACAACCAATTCTCTCACTTCGCATGGAAAGAGACTCCAGTAAACAAAGGCGGTATTGGTAAAGTTCGCTTCCCTATCGTAGCTGATATGACAAAATCAATCGCTCGCGGATTTGACGTACTTCTAGAAGATGCTGGTGTGGCACTTCGTGGCTCATTCTTACTAGACAAAGATGGCACTGTTCGTCATGCAGTTATAAACGATCTTCCACTTGGCAGAAACATCGATGAGATGATAAGAATGGTAGATACTATGCTATTTACAAATGAGCACGGCGAAGTTTGTCCAGCTGGCTGGAACAAAGGTGATGCTGGCATGAAACCAAGCACTGAAGGTGTTGCTGACTACCTTTCACACAACGAAGGCAAACTATAA
- the rpmF gene encoding 50S ribosomal protein L32, with amino-acid sequence MAVPKRRVSHSRAAKRRTHYKVTLPVPVKDKDGSWKMPHRINKTTGEY; translated from the coding sequence ATGGCAGTACCAAAGCGAAGAGTGAGTCATTCTCGTGCAGCAAAACGTAGAACACATTATAAAGTTACACTTCCAGTACCTGTAAAAGACAAAGATGGTTCTTGGAAAATGCCTCACCGCATAAACAAAACTACAGGTGAATATTAA
- a CDS encoding beta-ketoacyl-ACP synthase III: MPKASLISIASYIPEKILTNFDFEKMVETSDEWIVKRTGIEQRHIATNETTSDLGTKAGELAIKRSGLDKSQIDAIICATISPDHLCMPSTACKIAANLGLNYGVTAFDISAACTGFIYLLELANSLIVSGAKKNVLIIGAEKLSSIVDYTDRSTCILFGDGAGAAVISSSNGNEIIDIHTASDGKQAELLITPGCGSVFPASEETLKNRLNFIHMSGNEVFKIAVQTLSKSVIEILHANKMQSEDIDFFIPHQANIRIIDAVKNRLNFKDEQCVLTVAKYGNTSSASIPMAINDAYEDGRIKNGSVLLLDAFGGGFTWGSVILKFGGKNFSDLQ, encoded by the coding sequence ATGCCAAAAGCTTCACTGATTTCTATCGCTTCTTATATTCCAGAAAAAATTCTAACAAATTTTGACTTTGAAAAAATGGTTGAAACAAGTGATGAATGGATAGTAAAGCGAACAGGTATCGAGCAAAGGCATATTGCAACTAACGAAACAACAAGTGACCTTGGTACAAAGGCTGGTGAATTAGCCATAAAACGCTCAGGACTTGATAAATCTCAAATAGATGCGATCATCTGTGCCACAATATCTCCAGATCATCTTTGTATGCCTTCTACTGCTTGCAAAATAGCTGCAAATTTGGGTTTAAACTATGGAGTTACAGCATTTGATATAAGTGCGGCTTGTACCGGTTTTATTTATCTTTTAGAACTTGCAAATTCTCTCATTGTTAGCGGTGCCAAAAAGAATGTTTTAATCATTGGGGCCGAAAAATTAAGCTCTATTGTTGACTATACAGATAGAAGCACTTGTATATTATTTGGTGATGGAGCAGGTGCAGCTGTAATTAGTAGTAGTAATGGTAATGAGATCATCGATATCCATACAGCAAGTGACGGCAAACAAGCTGAACTTTTAATAACTCCAGGATGTGGGAGTGTATTTCCAGCTAGCGAGGAAACACTAAAAAATAGGTTAAATTTTATCCATATGAGTGGAAATGAAGTTTTTAAAATAGCAGTTCAAACACTTAGCAAAAGCGTAATAGAAATTCTGCATGCAAATAAAATGCAAAGCGAAGATATTGATTTTTTTATACCTCATCAAGCAAATATAAGAATAATAGATGCAGTAAAAAATAGATTAAATTTTAAAGATGAGCAGTGTGTCTTGACTGTTGCTAAATATGGCAATACAAGCTCTGCTTCAATTCCGATGGCTATAAATGATGCCTACGAAGACGGTCGCATCAAAAATGGTTCAGTTTTGCTTCTTGACGCATTTGGTGGCGGTTTCACATGGGGATCAGTGATTCTAAAATTTGGTGGAAAAAATTTTAGCGACTTACAATAA
- the ndk gene encoding nucleoside-diphosphate kinase, translating to MQRTLSIIKPDAVKKNVVGKIIDRFESNGLRIAAAKKIQLSKCDAKAFYAVHKDRPFFNDLVEFMISGPVVVMVLEGDNAVAKNRELMGATNPKEAAPGTIRADFADSIDANAVHGSDSLENAVNEINFFFASREIC from the coding sequence ATGCAAAGAACACTTTCTATTATTAAGCCTGATGCTGTTAAGAAAAATGTTGTTGGAAAAATTATAGATAGATTTGAAAGTAACGGCTTAAGAATCGCAGCTGCAAAGAAAATCCAACTTAGTAAATGTGACGCAAAAGCATTTTATGCAGTTCATAAAGATAGACCTTTCTTTAACGATCTAGTCGAATTTATGATAAGCGGGCCAGTTGTGGTTATGGTTTTAGAGGGTGACAATGCAGTTGCTAAAAACCGCGAGCTAATGGGTGCAACTAACCCAAAAGAAGCAGCTCCTGGCACTATAAGAGCTGATTTTGCTGATAGCATTGATGCAAATGCAGTTCACGGAAGTGACAGCCTAGAAAATGCTGTGAATGAAATAAATTTCTTCTTTGCTTCAAGAGAAATTTGCTAA
- a CDS encoding NADH-quinone oxidoreductase subunit I has translation MSVKITDICISCGSCIDECPVSAIVDDSDNPTGADTYYVYSNKCVECVGYNDEPACASACPTDGCIVWDAVVSGQPSRDQIGADARNGSIPVIQ, from the coding sequence ATGTCTGTAAAAATAACTGATATATGCATAAGCTGTGGTTCATGTATTGATGAATGTCCAGTTTCAGCTATCGTTGATGATAGCGACAACCCAACTGGAGCAGATACATACTATGTTTATTCAAATAAATGCGTTGAATGTGTAGGCTATAACGATGAGCCAGCCTGTGCATCTGCCTGTCCAACTGACGGTTGTATCGTATGGGACGCTGTGGTATCAGGACAACCTTCTCGCGATCAGATCGGTGCTGATGCACGCAATGGCTCTATTCCAGTTATTCAATAA
- the uvrA gene encoding excinuclease ABC subunit UvrA codes for MNNIIEITGAREHNLKNINLKIPKNKLVVFTGLSGSGKSTLAFDTLYAEGQRRYMESLSSYARQFLDRVGKPDVDKIEGLTPAIAIDQKTTSKNPRSTVGTITEIYDYLRLLYARVGVQHCHKCGKPISKMSASDIINEISKLPLGAKVIIYAPLVREKKGTWADLIENLRQKGFVRAQIDGVVVRLDEEIELAKTKKHTIKVIVDRIAIDEQNHERLASDVEKALNESFGEVEIEIANADELGLKESFIHYSEHMACFDCKISFTPLEPLSFSFNSPKGACEHCDGLGIRYSLDMSKIIDEEKSIENGAIKLLYGYNMSYYYKFLLAFCEQNDIDIKKPYYELSEDEKRLVLYGNVKEVEFFWKRNKLLRKFDGVVKISHGLLKDYKDFDEYMSEKICDACNGHRLKPQSLAVKVAGLGLGEILDMSIENCTAFFSNEKNFAYLSDYDKAIAKPILKEINERLFFLYDVGLGYLSLGRDARTISGGEAQRIRIASQIGSGLSGVMYVLDEPSIGLHERDTLKLIKTLRNLQAKGNSVIVVEHDKKTIEEADYIVDIGPGAGKFGGNVVFAGSSKELLSSDTQTALYINGEKKIDYQKNRKAEKWLEISNVNINNISNLTAKFPLRNLVGITGVSGSGKSSLILQTLLPEAQEQLNRAKKVKKIAGVNLSGLENLDKAIYLDQSPIGRTPRSNPATYTGVMDEIRNLFAQTKESKLRGYKIGRFSFNVKGGRCEKCQGEGEITIEMHFLPDINVVCDVCNGARYNAQTLEILYKGKNIAEVLNMSIDEAVEFFKAVPKIASKLTTLQDVGLGYITLGQNAVTLSGGEAQRVKLAKELSRSDTGNTLYILDEPTTGLHFADVDRLVKVLNHLVDLGNSVFVIEHNMDVIKNCDYIVDMGPEGGAKGGKVITCGNVKDVAKNYKKTGSYTGEFLAQELEEMKKK; via the coding sequence ATGAACAATATTATTGAAATAACTGGCGCAAGAGAACATAACTTAAAAAATATAAATCTTAAAATTCCAAAAAATAAATTAGTAGTTTTTACCGGTCTTAGCGGAAGCGGCAAGAGCACGCTAGCCTTTGATACGCTCTATGCTGAGGGGCAAAGAAGATACATGGAGAGCCTTAGTAGCTACGCTAGGCAGTTTCTAGACCGTGTGGGTAAGCCAGATGTTGATAAGATCGAGGGTTTGACGCCTGCTATTGCGATCGATCAAAAGACCACCTCTAAAAACCCTCGCTCAACTGTCGGTACGATTACAGAAATTTATGATTATCTAAGGCTTTTATACGCAAGGGTCGGCGTACAGCACTGCCATAAATGCGGCAAACCTATCTCGAAAATGAGTGCGAGCGATATCATAAATGAAATTTCAAAGCTCCCACTTGGCGCAAAAGTGATCATCTACGCGCCACTAGTTCGTGAGAAGAAGGGTACATGGGCGGATTTGATCGAAAATTTACGCCAAAAAGGCTTTGTAAGGGCGCAAATAGATGGCGTGGTAGTGAGGCTTGATGAGGAGATCGAGCTAGCTAAAACGAAAAAACACACGATAAAGGTCATCGTTGATAGGATCGCTATCGATGAACAAAATCACGAACGCCTTGCAAGTGACGTAGAAAAGGCGCTAAATGAGAGCTTTGGAGAGGTTGAGATAGAGATCGCAAATGCTGATGAGCTGGGCTTAAAAGAGAGTTTTATACATTACAGCGAGCACATGGCTTGTTTTGATTGTAAAATTTCATTTACGCCGCTTGAGCCACTAAGCTTTAGCTTTAACTCGCCAAAGGGCGCTTGCGAGCACTGTGACGGACTTGGTATAAGATACAGCCTAGATATGAGCAAGATTATCGATGAGGAAAAGTCGATAGAAAACGGCGCGATCAAGCTACTTTATGGCTATAACATGAGCTATTACTATAAATTTTTACTTGCTTTTTGCGAGCAAAATGACATCGATATCAAAAAGCCATATTATGAGCTTAGCGAAGATGAAAAGAGGCTCGTTTTATATGGAAATGTCAAAGAAGTTGAGTTTTTTTGGAAGCGAAATAAGCTACTTAGAAAGTTTGATGGTGTTGTTAAAATTTCACATGGGCTTTTGAAGGATTACAAAGACTTTGACGAATACATGAGTGAGAAAATTTGTGACGCTTGTAACGGTCACAGGTTAAAGCCTCAAAGTTTGGCGGTTAAGGTCGCTGGCCTTGGGCTTGGTGAAATTTTAGATATGAGCATAGAAAACTGCACTGCTTTTTTCTCAAATGAGAAAAATTTTGCCTATCTTAGCGACTACGACAAGGCGATCGCAAAGCCTATCTTAAAAGAGATCAACGAAAGGCTTTTCTTTTTGTATGACGTGGGACTTGGCTACTTGTCGCTCGGACGTGATGCTAGGACGATTAGCGGTGGCGAGGCACAGCGCATCAGGATCGCAAGCCAGATAGGAAGTGGGCTCAGTGGCGTCATGTATGTGCTTGATGAGCCAAGTATCGGCCTTCACGAGCGAGATACGTTAAAACTCATAAAAACACTTAGAAATTTGCAAGCTAAAGGCAACTCCGTGATCGTCGTCGAGCATGATAAAAAGACGATAGAGGAGGCTGACTATATCGTAGATATCGGCCCTGGAGCTGGTAAATTTGGCGGTAACGTTGTTTTCGCTGGTAGCTCAAAAGAGCTTTTAAGCTCAGATACCCAGACCGCTTTATATATAAATGGTGAGAAAAAGATCGACTATCAAAAAAATAGAAAAGCTGAGAAGTGGCTCGAAATTTCAAATGTAAATATCAACAATATCTCAAATTTAACCGCGAAATTTCCACTTAGAAACCTTGTGGGTATCACTGGCGTCTCAGGATCTGGCAAGAGCTCGCTAATACTTCAGACCTTGCTTCCAGAGGCACAGGAGCAGCTAAATAGGGCCAAAAAAGTAAAAAAGATAGCTGGAGTAAATTTAAGCGGACTTGAGAATCTAGACAAGGCCATATACCTCGATCAAAGCCCGATCGGCCGCACCCCACGCTCAAATCCAGCGACTTATACTGGCGTGATGGATGAGATAAGAAATTTGTTTGCGCAGACCAAAGAGTCCAAGCTTAGAGGCTATAAAATAGGGCGCTTTAGCTTTAATGTCAAAGGTGGGCGCTGCGAGAAGTGCCAAGGTGAAGGTGAGATCACGATCGAGATGCACTTTTTGCCTGATATAAACGTGGTTTGTGACGTTTGTAATGGCGCTAGATATAACGCTCAAACATTAGAAATTTTATACAAAGGCAAAAACATCGCCGAAGTGCTAAATATGAGCATAGATGAGGCGGTTGAGTTTTTCAAGGCTGTGCCAAAGATCGCTTCAAAGCTCACCACGCTGCAAGACGTAGGGCTTGGCTACATCACACTTGGGCAAAATGCAGTCACACTTAGTGGCGGTGAGGCGCAACGTGTGAAGCTAGCAAAAGAGCTTAGTAGAAGCGATACTGGAAATACGCTTTATATCCTTGATGAGCCAACGACGGGGCTTCATTTTGCCGATGTCGATAGGCTGGTAAAGGTGCTAAATCACTTAGTTGATCTTGGAAATTCAGTCTTTGTGATCGAGCACAATATGGATGTGATCAAAAACTGCGACTATATCGTAGATATGGGCCCAGAAGGTGGTGCAAAGGGTGGTAAAGTGATAACGTGCGGTAATGTAAAAGATGTAGCCAAAAACTACAAAAAAACTGGCAGCTATACAGGTGAATTTCTAGCACAAGAGCTTGAGGAAATGAAGAAAAAGTAG